TCCGCATCGCGCTCGACGAGCGAGGGGCCTCGCCCACCACCCGGGAGTGGGCGGCGCAGTTTGAGGAGTGGGCCCTGCGGGGAGAAGCAAAACGGGTGGCCTTTCTGGTGGGGGCCTCGGAAGGGCACAGCGAAGGGCTCCGCCAAGAATGCGATTTGGTGTGGTCACTTTCCGCGCTCACTCTCCAGCACGAACTCGCGCTTTTGGTCCTGCTGGAACAGTTATATCGAGTACAGACACTGCGACGAGGAGAGCCCTATCATCGCTGATTTTCCCCCTCCTCAGGAGGCCATTCCTCTGGAGTTTTCCGGAAGGCTCGGGTAGGTTGTAGGCCTCTGCCATGTCTGCATCGCCGGAAGAAGAAGCCCCCGTTCCTGAAGCGCCCGCGTGGCGCGCGCTGCTCTTGGAGCGCCCTGGCTCGGCCCGCGATGCCCTCCAAGCCGCTCTCCAAGAAGAGGGCTTTGCGACCCGGGTTTGTGAGACCGACTCCGAGGCTATG
This region of Verrucomicrobiota bacterium genomic DNA includes:
- a CDS encoding 23S rRNA (pseudouridine(1915)-N(3))-methyltransferase RlmH — its product is MKCLVLAAGKPALAYAKAGIAEYLKRLSRYGGVDLVYVKDGAAEAVSARLLEKSKGCLRIALDERGASPTTREWAAQFEEWALRGEAKRVAFLVGASEGHSEGLRQECDLVWSLSALTLQHELALLVLLEQLYRVQTLRRGEPYHR